In Salinibaculum sp. SYNS191, the genomic window CGCGCTCCTCGACTGTCTCGAATCCCTCGCCCCGGTAGAACGACAGCCCCACCTCGTTCCCGGCGAGGACCCTGATGGAGAGGGTCTCACAGCCCGCCTCGCGGCAGAACGACTCGACGGCCGAGAGCAGGTCGCTCCCGATACCGTCCCCCCACAGGTCGGGGTCGACGTAGATGGTGTCGAGCGTCGCGACGGCCGGGTCGTCCGTCGGCCCGCCGCTGGCGAAGCCCACGACGTCGTCCCCGGTCTCGGCGACGAAGTAACCCACGCCGTTGCGTTCCACTGCAGACCGCAACTGGTCGGGGTCGTACCACTCGGCGAGCGCCGTCTCGATGGTCCCGGTCCGGAGGATGTCGTCATACGCTTCGTGCCAGGTTCGTTCGGCGATGCGACAGATGGCCTCGACGTCGCCGGGTCGGGCCGGCCGGATGTCAGCGTCGACCATGCTCGAACTGTCACCGGCCGGTCAATCGTGCCAGACTGTCATACCGTTTTGGTGTGCGCCGGTGCGCGAACGACGGGGGCCACCTCGCCGGCCGCGTCAGTTCGTGGCGGGCGCGGGTCGACGCGTGAGACATATATCGTCGGGCCACACAGGGAGCAGTATGCGCGTCGAGAACAGTTTCATTCCGGTTCGCGGGGTGGGGGAGACGACCGAACGGAAACTGTGGCGACGCGGCGTCACCACCTGGGACGACTTCGACGGCTCCGTCCCCGGCCCCGCGTCGGCCGACGACGTCCACGAGTTCATCACCACCGCGCAGGACCACCTCGACGACGGCGACGCCCGCTTCTTCGCCGACGCCTTCCCGTCGGGCAGCCACTGGCGGCTCTACGAGAACTTCCGCGAGGAGACCTGCTTTCTGGACATCGAGACGACGGGGCTGAGCGAGTACCGCGACGACGTGACCGTCGTGAGCTGTCACCGCGGCGGCGAGACGACGACCTTCGTCCGCGGCCGCGACCTCCACGCCGACCGCCTCCAGCGGGAACTCGCCGACGCGAGCCTGCTGGTCACGTTCAACGGCAAGCGATTCGACGTCCCCTTCCTGGAGGAGTCCTTCGACCTGACCGTTGACCTGCCACACGTCGACCTCATGTACCCCTGCCGGCGGCTGGACCTGACCGGCGGACTCAAGGAGATAGAAAAGACGGTCGGCATCGACCGCGACCGGCCGGACCTCTCCGGGCGGGACGCGGTGCGGCTGTGGCACGAGTACGAGCGCGGCGACGAGGGGGCCCTGGAGACGCTGGTCTCGTACAACCGCGACGACACGGCGAACATGGAGCGCCTGCTCGACACCGTGACGCAGCGGCTCCACGACAGAGTCTTCGAGGCGCCCGAGTGAGTCAGTCGGCCAGCCGTTCGTAAATGTCGCTGAGCGTGTCGACCGCCCGCTCCGCGCTGATGTCCTCGCGTCGGTCGAGACACTGCGCCGACAGCCGTTCGCGTTCGGAGAGCACGCGCTCGATGGCGTCGGCCAGCGCGATGGGGTCGCCGGCCGGGGCCTTGTACCCGTTCTCGCCGTCGGTGATGGTGTCCGCGAGCGCGCCGGCGTCGACGCCCGCCACCGGCGTCCCGCAGGCGTTGGCCTCCAGCGCGACCAGTCCCTGCGTCTCGACGGGGCTGGGAAACCCGAACACGTCCAGCGAGGCGTAGAACGCGGGGAGGTCCGCACGCGGCAGAAAGCCCAGGAAACGGGCGTCGATGCCGTACTCGCCGGCGTCGGCCTCCAGTGAGTCGCGGGCGGGGCCGTCACCGCCGAGGACGAGCGTCACGTCGCGGTCCATCTCGGCGACCGCTTCGAGCAGCAGTTCCAGGCGCTTCTCGTGACCGTGGCGGCCGGTGTAGCCGACCAGCGGACCGTCGGGCAGGCCGTAGCGTTCACGGAAGCCGTCCGCGTCCGGCCGGAAGAAGTCGGTGTCGACGCCGTTCGGAACGACCGCCGTCTCTGTCGAGACGCCGACGGTCTCCCGGACGTGTCGGGCCGTCTCCGCGCTCGGGACGACGACGGCCGCGGCGCGGTCGAGAAAGAGCCGTTCGTAGGCCGTCGCAGAGCGCCGGACCGCACGCTCGATAGTCCCGTTGACCGAGAGGTACTCCGCGTACTCGGCGGAGGGGGTGTGGTAGGAGGCGACCAGCGGGACGTCCAGCGTCCGCGCGAGGCGCATCCCGCCGATGCCGATGCCGAACGGCGTGTGCGAGTGGACGATGTCGACCCGGCGGATTGCCTCGGGAACGCGAGGCAGGCCGAGGCGAAAGCCCTCGTAGAACGGGAAGGCGACGCTGCCGACCGGGTGCTCGCCCGCGCCGGGGTCGTGGTCGCTGCTGGGGTAGACGACGTCCATCCGCCCTCCGCGTCCCTCCCAGCAGTCCCGCCAGGTCTTGACCGTGTAGGTGACACCGTTGACCGTCGGGAGGTACGTGTCGGTGAAGGTCGCCACCCGCGGGAGCGTCATCGGGCCGGAGTCGTCCACGGAGCGACTAATCAGTTGTTATTGTGGGCGAGCGGCAGTAGCTCGAAACCAAACTACATGATAGTAACTGTAAACTGCAAATTCACGGTACACAAGCCTCGTGGCCGGGTTTCATATTCGAATCGTGACTAGTATGTAGTATGGGAGACGATAGCGCGAACGGAGAGCGGAGGGATGGGAAGATAGGCCGCAGACGGTACCTGCGAAGCGTCGCCGCGGCGACAGCCGGCGGCGGACTCGCGTCGATGCTCGCCGACCGACCCATCGCCCGGCCCGTCGAAGCGCGACCGGCGATGGACGCCACGCTGGCCGTGGACGACAGCCGCGACCCGACGGCGGTGTTTCCCCAGGCCGTGATGAGCGGCGGCCCGACGGACCGCGGCGTCATCCTCTGGACGCGCGTGGCCCCCGCAGTGCTCACCGACGGCGTGCCGCTGGGCGTCGAGGTCGCGACCGACGAGGCCTTCGAGGACGTCGTCTTCCGGGGAGCGGTCCCCGCCGAGCGCATCACGCCGTCCCGGGACCACACCGTGAAAGTCGACCTGGACGGCGAACTGGCCTCGAACGCACGCTATCACTACCGGTTCGTCTACGACGGGACCCCGAGCCAGACGGGTCGCTGCCGGACGCTCCCCGCGAGCGACGACGACGTGGGCGAACTCTCCTTTGCGGTGCTGGCCTGCCAGGACTACCAGAACGGCTACTACGGGGCCTACCACCACGTCGCCGAGTCGGACGTGGACTTCCTCGTCCACCTCGGCGATTTCATCTACGAGTCCGCGAACGGGGCCTACACCGCGCCGAACCGGCCGATTCCCGAGGACAGGAACTTCGAGTTGCCAAGCGGGAAGCCCCTGGCGGAGACGCTGGAGGACTTTCGCTTTCTGTACCGCACCTACAAGTCCGACCCGCTCATGCAGGAGGGGCTGGCGGCACACACGCTCATCGCGGGGTGGGACGACCACGAGATAGCGAACAACCGCTACTGGGACTACGCGGCGGACGCGCCGGTCCTGCCCGACAAGGCCGACGGGAACGACCCGGAGTTCGCGCTCGAACTCACGGCAAACGGCATCCAGGCGTGGGTCGAACACGTCCCCGCCCGCGTCGAGTACGACCCCTCGGCGACGGACCTCCACGAGCAGTTCCGCCTCTCCCGGACTGTCGAGTTCGGCGACCTGGCGGAATTTGTCGTCACGGACGAACGGCTGTTCCGGGACGGACCCGCCTGCCCCGGCGAGCGCCTGTCGTGTGGCCGCGAGGACGCCCAGGACCGCACGATGCTCGGAGAGCGCCAGAAGGAGTGGTGGAAGTCGCGAATGAGCGAATCGACGGCGACGTGGACCGTCTGGCTGAACGAGGTGCTGACGCTGCCGCTGACACTCGGGACGGGCAGCTACCAGGTCGAGATACTCCAGGACTCCTGGGACGGGTTCCAGGCCGAGCGCTACGAGTTGATGCAACACCTCGCCGCGGAGGGGCCTGACAACGTCATCGCGCTGACGGGCGACCTCCACTGCTCGCTCGCAGGATACATGGAATCGCACTACGGCGAGGTCGGAAACGGCAAATCCGGGCGCGTCGGCGTCGAACTCGTGACGCCGGCCGTGTCGAGCCTCACCGCCGACAGCCTGCTCGACTTCTCGACCCCCTGGGACAGCGAGGCGCTGAACGACCTCGCCACCGCCCAGAACGGTCACATCCAGTTCATGGACTGGTACCGCAACGGCTACAGCGTCGTCACGTTCACCGACGACGAGTGCCGGTACACCGCCTACGAGGTCGACGCCACGACCGACTCGGCGGACGCGGAGCGGAGCAAACTCGCCGAATACCGGGTTCCAGCCGGCG contains:
- a CDS encoding glycosyltransferase, which gives rise to MTLPRVATFTDTYLPTVNGVTYTVKTWRDCWEGRGGRMDVVYPSSDHDPGAGEHPVGSVAFPFYEGFRLGLPRVPEAIRRVDIVHSHTPFGIGIGGMRLARTLDVPLVASYHTPSAEYAEYLSVNGTIERAVRRSATAYERLFLDRAAAVVVPSAETARHVRETVGVSTETAVVPNGVDTDFFRPDADGFRERYGLPDGPLVGYTGRHGHEKRLELLLEAVAEMDRDVTLVLGGDGPARDSLEADAGEYGIDARFLGFLPRADLPAFYASLDVFGFPSPVETQGLVALEANACGTPVAGVDAGALADTITDGENGYKAPAGDPIALADAIERVLSERERLSAQCLDRREDISAERAVDTLSDIYERLAD
- a CDS encoding ribonuclease H-like domain-containing protein, with protein sequence MRVENSFIPVRGVGETTERKLWRRGVTTWDDFDGSVPGPASADDVHEFITTAQDHLDDGDARFFADAFPSGSHWRLYENFREETCFLDIETTGLSEYRDDVTVVSCHRGGETTTFVRGRDLHADRLQRELADASLLVTFNGKRFDVPFLEESFDLTVDLPHVDLMYPCRRLDLTGGLKEIEKTVGIDRDRPDLSGRDAVRLWHEYERGDEGALETLVSYNRDDTANMERLLDTVTQRLHDRVFEAPE
- a CDS encoding GNAT family N-acetyltransferase; translation: MVDADIRPARPGDVEAICRIAERTWHEAYDDILRTGTIETALAEWYDPDQLRSAVERNGVGYFVAETGDDVVGFASGGPTDDPAVATLDTIYVDPDLWGDGIGSDLLSAVESFCREAGCETLSIRVLAGNEVGLSFYRGEGFETVEERETDLFEERVTDVRLEGSL
- a CDS encoding alkaline phosphatase D family protein — its product is MGDDSANGERRDGKIGRRRYLRSVAAATAGGGLASMLADRPIARPVEARPAMDATLAVDDSRDPTAVFPQAVMSGGPTDRGVILWTRVAPAVLTDGVPLGVEVATDEAFEDVVFRGAVPAERITPSRDHTVKVDLDGELASNARYHYRFVYDGTPSQTGRCRTLPASDDDVGELSFAVLACQDYQNGYYGAYHHVAESDVDFLVHLGDFIYESANGAYTAPNRPIPEDRNFELPSGKPLAETLEDFRFLYRTYKSDPLMQEGLAAHTLIAGWDDHEIANNRYWDYAADAPVLPDKADGNDPEFALELTANGIQAWVEHVPARVEYDPSATDLHEQFRLSRTVEFGDLAEFVVTDERLFRDGPACPGERLSCGREDAQDRTMLGERQKEWWKSRMSESTATWTVWLNEVLTLPLTLGTGSYQVEILQDSWDGFQAERYELMQHLAAEGPDNVIALTGDLHCSLAGYMESHYGEVGNGKSGRVGVELVTPAVSSLTADSLLDFSTPWDSEALNDLATAQNGHIQFMDWYRNGYSVVTFTDDECRYTAYEVDATTDSADAERSKLAEYRVPAGDVELDEQYNRFEENLGSGWF